A genomic stretch from Algoriphagus halophilus includes:
- a CDS encoding metallophosphoesterase family protein, whose product MNKYPLIPTILGAAFTLACSTQLSLGQTGDQTIAFLSDVHLQDVYADLHSKEFKGVLNPRNGKFATIRTMKSQLNSTRLFNENYFAFIQALEDLKQKGIRWVVLPGDFTDDGQPMNVMALKSILDQYSRDNGMRFFLTTGNHDPVKPFGGIAGKRDFLGVNGAEQAIAGSTDFFQSTTVAKSDQINYWGYPEITQALADFGFFPHPDDLFWAHPFEELDYDHYEFEKTKTNSTLENRMYSIDGSEGLLPDASYVVEPTEGIWLLALDGNVYTSSENGNWNGSSIGFNQASIYKKHQLDWIQKVVAEAKKRHKTLISFSHYPLVEFHDGASEEMKSLFGQEKFQLARVPSSETSQQYAATGLQLHFAGHMHINDTGIYQDQLSNNTLYNIQVPSLAAFPAAYKTIQKTGQNQFEIQTIPLNEVDHMNEFFDLYRMEHRWLLENQRPGIWDSTILASKDYAAYTKNHLKELTKSRFIPSDWPKSLVALLQTMNEEELLNWSKMDLKEGALFLSKKLSPTEYPLSGTPQMIEDFYLLKNGDELGKKLIPSDRITFYQSLFSAQVDTRHTEEKSLSWQLAQFIGIFQKLFYSLPADHFQIDLHQKTIEKKD is encoded by the coding sequence TTGAATAAATACCCACTCATACCTACCATTCTCGGAGCTGCATTTACCTTAGCCTGCTCCACTCAATTATCACTTGGCCAAACTGGAGATCAAACCATTGCGTTCCTCTCTGATGTGCATCTTCAAGATGTTTATGCAGACCTTCATTCCAAAGAGTTTAAGGGCGTTTTAAATCCAAGAAATGGAAAGTTTGCCACGATACGCACGATGAAGAGTCAGTTGAATTCTACCCGGCTTTTCAATGAAAACTACTTCGCATTCATTCAGGCACTGGAAGATCTAAAGCAGAAAGGAATTCGGTGGGTAGTCCTCCCTGGTGACTTTACAGATGACGGGCAACCTATGAATGTGATGGCCTTGAAATCAATTCTTGACCAATATTCAAGAGACAATGGAATGCGTTTTTTCTTGACAACAGGAAACCATGATCCTGTTAAACCATTTGGAGGAATAGCAGGAAAAAGGGATTTTTTGGGAGTGAATGGTGCGGAACAAGCCATTGCGGGTTCGACGGATTTTTTTCAATCAACTACAGTGGCAAAATCCGATCAGATCAATTATTGGGGATATCCTGAAATCACACAGGCACTTGCTGATTTTGGTTTCTTCCCTCATCCAGACGACCTTTTTTGGGCACACCCCTTTGAGGAATTAGACTATGATCATTATGAATTTGAAAAGACGAAAACCAATTCAACATTAGAGAATAGAATGTACTCAATAGATGGTAGTGAAGGTTTATTACCTGATGCCAGCTATGTGGTAGAACCCACGGAAGGAATTTGGCTACTGGCATTAGATGGAAATGTTTACACTTCATCAGAAAATGGCAATTGGAACGGTTCTTCAATAGGTTTTAATCAGGCTTCCATTTATAAAAAGCATCAGTTGGACTGGATTCAAAAGGTGGTGGCAGAGGCTAAAAAGCGACATAAAACCTTGATTTCTTTTAGTCACTATCCATTAGTAGAATTTCACGATGGAGCTTCCGAAGAAATGAAGTCCTTATTTGGGCAAGAGAAGTTTCAATTAGCAAGAGTTCCTAGCTCGGAAACAAGCCAGCAATACGCTGCGACCGGTCTGCAACTTCATTTTGCGGGCCATATGCACATCAATGATACAGGAATCTATCAGGATCAACTAAGCAATAACACGTTGTATAATATTCAAGTACCTTCCTTAGCTGCATTTCCTGCGGCCTATAAAACCATTCAAAAAACCGGACAAAACCAGTTTGAGATCCAAACCATCCCGCTCAACGAAGTGGACCATATGAATGAATTCTTTGATTTATATAGGATGGAACATCGCTGGTTGCTGGAAAATCAACGCCCTGGAATTTGGGACAGTACCATCCTAGCCTCCAAAGACTATGCAGCCTATACCAAAAACCATTTGAAAGAATTGACAAAATCCAGGTTTATTCCTTCTGATTGGCCAAAAAGCCTAGTTGCCTTATTGCAAACCATGAACGAAGAAGAATTATTGAATTGGAGTAAAATGGATTTAAAAGAAGGAGCCCTTTTCTTATCAAAAAAATTAAGTCCAACGGAATACCCACTTTCTGGAACCCCCCAAATGATCGAGGATTTTTACTTGCTGAAAAATGGAGATGAACTAGGAAAGAAATTAATTCCATCCGATCGAATTACTTTCTATCAATCCTTATTTTCTGCTCAAGTGGACACTAGGCACACAGAGGAAAAAAGCTTAAGCTGGCAATTGGCACAGTTTATTGGCATATTCCAAAAACTTTTCTATTCACTTCCTGCTGATCATTTCCAGATAGATCTTCATCAAAAGACCATTGAAAAGAAGGATTAA
- a CDS encoding phosphatidylinositol-specific phospholipase C1-like protein → MKSYSTLFLFTFCIFLNYQISAQKLNEIQVIGSHNSYKSKMAPELLEYLSKVNPAASNSLAYAHIPLESQLDMGLRNLELDVFHDPQGGRYSNPKGLEIIKAAGGKIPDYDPTHALAKPGLKLFHVQDLDFQSHYLLFADALKALKNWSEQHPNHTPIFILINAKDGNIPGTQEVLPFSSSALDSIDLEIRTHLGMDHLITPDMVKGEFPNLETAVLAGNWPELEDVRGKFLFVLDENEEKIDRYLLAKPDLKDAVLFVNKKEGNPTAGFRIINNAKKDEAYIRALVEKGYLIRTRADSDTKEARSEDYSTFEKAKASGAQVISTDYYMPSTFFKSNYKVIFESNEYERPNPVLVKNPKYSFIF, encoded by the coding sequence ATGAAATCTTATTCTACCCTGTTCTTATTTACATTTTGCATTTTCCTAAACTACCAGATTTCCGCTCAAAAACTGAATGAAATTCAGGTGATAGGAAGCCATAATAGCTATAAAAGCAAAATGGCTCCAGAATTATTGGAATACCTATCTAAAGTAAACCCGGCTGCTTCAAATAGCTTGGCCTATGCTCATATTCCATTAGAATCCCAATTGGATATGGGATTAAGAAACCTGGAATTGGATGTATTTCATGATCCACAAGGAGGAAGGTATTCCAACCCCAAAGGATTGGAAATCATCAAAGCTGCAGGTGGGAAAATTCCTGATTACGATCCCACGCATGCCCTGGCAAAACCAGGCCTTAAGCTTTTCCATGTACAGGATTTAGATTTCCAATCTCACTATTTATTGTTTGCGGATGCTTTGAAAGCATTAAAAAACTGGAGTGAGCAACATCCGAATCACACCCCTATATTTATTTTGATCAATGCCAAAGATGGAAATATCCCTGGAACGCAGGAAGTCCTACCATTTTCCTCCTCGGCCTTGGATAGCATCGATCTAGAAATCAGGACTCACTTGGGTATGGACCATCTTATTACTCCAGATATGGTAAAGGGAGAATTCCCAAATCTGGAAACTGCTGTGCTAGCAGGAAATTGGCCAGAATTGGAAGATGTCAGAGGAAAATTTCTTTTTGTCTTAGATGAAAATGAAGAAAAAATTGACCGTTACTTACTTGCCAAACCTGACTTGAAAGATGCAGTCCTATTTGTCAATAAAAAAGAAGGAAATCCCACTGCCGGATTTAGGATCATCAACAATGCGAAAAAAGATGAAGCATACATTCGAGCCCTTGTCGAAAAAGGGTACCTCATCCGAACTCGCGCAGATTCTGATACCAAAGAGGCAAGGTCAGAGGATTACTCCACCTTTGAAAAAGCGAAGGCATCAGGGGCTCAGGTAATCTCCACAGATTATTACATGCCTTCCACCTTCTTCAAATCCAATTATAAAGTTATTTTCGAATCCAACGAATATGAAAGACCAAACCCAGTTTTGGTCAAGAACCCGAAATACAGTTTTATATTTTGA
- a CDS encoding TlpA family protein disulfide reductase, which translates to MTGKNTINWVISVVLCSFFIACKQDPMQDFEESRRKMNEIENLSFSQTVYYPNPMGLVDTLKVSKDISRNPQSIIGYDFLIKGGGRDVLYEHGEFKMVNHQKREVTIFPSDKTSERDLNILNNRFIQYSPLTLVNLEDWYYSGDTSLNESNYTMYKRVDLDTVINENSVYTVFRIYIHSESKLPERFERNNYYKGELSQRVVYEYDQYRFGTSNSKSQYSIPSNFISVPYGRSTQDLMMLKKGEKAPDFEGFDLKNEWVETGDFADQQVLVMFSAINCGYCKLAMEFLTEENIQFSEQMNLISFYPEDTKDQVSRYMNNFNPSFPLIANAGEVGQAFGVNGYPTFYLINRKGEIEEVVQGFDQDFLNKFLIRKGS; encoded by the coding sequence ATGACAGGTAAGAATACAATCAATTGGGTGATTTCTGTGGTTCTATGTTCATTTTTTATTGCCTGCAAGCAAGACCCCATGCAGGATTTTGAGGAATCAAGAAGGAAAATGAATGAAATTGAAAATTTGAGTTTCAGCCAAACGGTTTATTACCCGAATCCTATGGGGTTAGTGGACACCTTAAAGGTAAGCAAGGATATCAGCAGAAACCCTCAATCCATTATTGGGTATGACTTTTTAATAAAGGGTGGTGGAAGAGATGTACTTTATGAACATGGAGAATTCAAAATGGTCAACCATCAAAAAAGGGAAGTGACAATCTTTCCTTCCGATAAGACCAGTGAAAGAGATCTTAACATCCTAAACAATCGATTTATTCAATATTCTCCATTAACCCTGGTGAATTTAGAAGACTGGTATTATTCAGGTGATACGAGTCTAAATGAGAGTAATTATACGATGTATAAACGGGTGGATTTGGATACTGTAATCAATGAAAATAGCGTATACACGGTGTTTAGGATCTACATTCATAGTGAATCCAAATTGCCAGAGCGGTTTGAAAGAAATAATTATTATAAGGGAGAATTATCTCAAAGGGTAGTTTACGAGTATGATCAATATCGCTTTGGCACCTCCAATTCAAAATCTCAATATTCGATTCCTTCCAACTTCATTTCAGTTCCTTATGGGAGATCAACCCAAGATTTGATGATGTTGAAAAAAGGAGAAAAAGCTCCTGATTTTGAAGGGTTTGATTTAAAAAATGAATGGGTGGAAACGGGGGATTTTGCTGACCAGCAAGTATTGGTGATGTTTTCAGCTATCAATTGTGGCTATTGTAAATTGGCGATGGAATTCCTTACAGAGGAAAATATTCAATTTTCAGAGCAAATGAATTTGATCAGCTTTTATCCGGAAGACACTAAAGATCAGGTGTCTCGCTATATGAATAATTTTAACCCTTCATTTCCATTGATTGCCAATGCAGGGGAAGTAGGACAAGCTTTTGGGGTCAATGGATATCCAACCTTTTATCTGATCAACCGGAAGGGGGAAATAGAAGAAGTTGTACAGGGATTTGATCAGGATTTTTTGAATAAGTTTTTGATTAGAAAAGGATCTTAA
- a CDS encoding S41 family peptidase, producing MDYKYPFLLFLFLFTKPIPLWAQVLTKKEIIQDLNFLDHFLQQRSSYQGLNGYHYQDDFKYYLDQLDEKDTPIRDFGLFLSKTIGKIGDRHANVREFDLPETLYLPFTFAPFEKKVLVLKHQKPHKIFAFWDAEYPYLKSINHIPIKAILPEVLPEEIHAPTNSYALRALRDLRDIETVFYKLGKELPNPLPITLSSQQGHLKEIEVELVDEEQKAYLWDERFKDLNFFLEEQDFNDPKIIENFFEIEDNISYIQLVQMLNKYSSPTYFEYLNKFMNEAHQSDALIIDVRDNGGGTRDLIQELAGFLIHPDSIYVVNIARQRGELPLKRELKKDLHNRYLYSKDELDSREQVAVDAFMETFHPVYELDKDKFSEYHFHLLNGEKLGRQKKQFDKPIYILANERTFSAASILVSTFKSLPNIKIVGVTTDGSSGNSHKVELPHSGLSVKTSTMVSFQKDGKLLDGVGTSPDIELTRSLDQIFFQEDYQLQQLKAIIQEKHSTFSKDLYHGEHCISGY from the coding sequence ATGGATTATAAATACCCATTCCTCCTATTTTTATTCTTATTTACTAAGCCTATTCCTCTATGGGCTCAGGTACTGACCAAAAAGGAAATTATTCAAGACCTAAATTTCTTAGACCATTTTCTACAACAGCGTTCTTCTTATCAAGGTCTAAATGGATATCATTACCAGGATGATTTTAAATATTACCTAGATCAACTTGACGAGAAGGATACACCAATAAGGGATTTTGGCTTATTTCTGTCTAAAACTATTGGGAAAATTGGCGATAGGCATGCCAACGTTAGAGAATTTGATTTACCTGAAACGCTATACCTTCCTTTCACTTTTGCCCCTTTCGAAAAGAAAGTATTGGTACTCAAGCATCAGAAACCCCATAAAATCTTTGCGTTTTGGGATGCTGAATACCCCTATCTTAAATCCATAAACCATATTCCTATTAAGGCAATTTTGCCTGAAGTCCTTCCTGAAGAAATCCATGCCCCTACAAATTCATATGCCTTAAGGGCATTAAGAGATTTAAGGGATATTGAAACCGTATTCTATAAATTGGGTAAGGAATTACCAAATCCCTTACCTATCACACTCAGTTCACAGCAGGGCCATTTAAAAGAAATAGAAGTAGAACTGGTAGATGAGGAACAGAAAGCCTATCTCTGGGATGAACGATTTAAAGATCTAAATTTCTTTTTGGAAGAGCAGGATTTCAATGATCCTAAAATCATTGAAAATTTCTTTGAAATAGAGGATAATATCAGTTACATACAACTTGTGCAAATGTTGAATAAATACTCTAGTCCTACTTATTTTGAGTATTTGAACAAATTTATGAATGAGGCACATCAAAGTGATGCACTAATTATAGATGTCAGGGATAATGGAGGAGGAACACGAGATTTAATACAAGAATTAGCCGGATTCCTAATTCATCCTGATTCAATTTATGTAGTAAACATTGCCAGACAAAGAGGAGAGTTGCCCTTGAAAAGGGAATTAAAAAAGGATTTGCACAACCGATATTTATACTCAAAAGATGAATTGGATAGCAGGGAACAAGTTGCCGTAGATGCATTTATGGAAACATTCCATCCGGTTTATGAATTGGATAAAGATAAATTCAGTGAGTACCATTTTCATCTTCTGAATGGGGAGAAATTGGGAAGGCAGAAAAAACAGTTTGACAAACCCATTTACATTCTTGCCAATGAAAGGACTTTCAGTGCGGCATCAATTCTTGTTTCTACTTTTAAGAGTTTGCCGAATATTAAAATAGTTGGAGTCACTACGGATGGATCCAGTGGAAACAGCCATAAAGTTGAACTACCCCACTCAGGCCTTAGCGTTAAAACCAGCACCATGGTTTCATTTCAAAAAGATGGTAAACTATTGGATGGAGTGGGCACCTCACCTGATATTGAGCTAACAAGAAGTTTAGATCAAATATTCTTCCAGGAGGATTACCAATTGCAACAACTCAAAGCTATAATCCAAGAGAAGCATTCTACGTTTTCCAAAGATTTATACCATGGTGAGCATTGTATTTCAGGTTATTAA
- a CDS encoding alpha/beta fold hydrolase translates to MTNLTYSGDYPIEFPSPSVISVNGVVLEVFEAGSQNVGNPILLCHGFPEHAFSWRYQIPVLVEAGYHVIAPNQRGYGKSSRPAEVAKYDIEYLTGDLVSLLDYYGYKEATFMGHDWGANVVWNLALLHPQRVSKIINLALPYQERGEKPWIEFMEELFGSDFYFVHFNKQPGVADAILEENTTQFLRNIFRKNVPFSIPEPGMSMINLAQASMSLGEPLMNEEELSVFISSFKSSGFTGSINWYRNLDRNWHLMADIKPRINQPTLMIYGDRDLIPKSPNLHDFAPKLDIVSLDCGHCIQQELPEETNQAILNWLERQIA, encoded by the coding sequence ATGACAAACCTAACTTATTCAGGAGATTATCCGATTGAATTTCCAAGCCCTTCCGTGATTTCAGTGAACGGGGTAGTACTTGAAGTATTTGAAGCAGGATCACAAAATGTAGGTAACCCGATCCTTCTCTGTCATGGTTTTCCAGAACATGCTTTTTCCTGGCGTTATCAAATTCCAGTGCTTGTGGAAGCGGGATACCATGTCATTGCCCCGAATCAGCGTGGTTATGGAAAATCATCTCGCCCGGCTGAAGTAGCAAAATATGACATAGAGTACTTAACAGGGGATCTGGTTTCACTACTCGATTATTATGGATACAAAGAGGCGACTTTTATGGGGCATGACTGGGGAGCAAATGTCGTTTGGAACCTTGCCTTGTTGCATCCACAGAGAGTAAGTAAAATCATAAACTTGGCTTTGCCTTATCAAGAGCGGGGGGAAAAGCCTTGGATTGAATTTATGGAAGAGCTATTTGGCTCCGATTTTTACTTTGTTCACTTTAACAAACAACCTGGTGTAGCGGATGCCATCCTAGAAGAAAACACTACCCAATTCCTTCGTAATATATTTCGGAAAAATGTACCCTTTTCAATACCAGAGCCAGGAATGAGTATGATTAATTTGGCACAGGCATCAATGTCTCTTGGCGAGCCTCTAATGAATGAAGAAGAACTGTCTGTTTTTATCTCCTCCTTTAAATCTTCTGGGTTTACAGGCAGTATCAACTGGTATAGAAACCTTGACCGTAATTGGCATTTGATGGCCGATATTAAGCCAAGAATTAATCAACCCACTTTGATGATTTATGGAGATCGGGATCTAATCCCGAAGTCTCCTAACTTACATGATTTTGCTCCTAAATTGGATATTGTAAGTTTAGATTGCGGGCATTGCATACAGCAGGAACTTCCAGAAGAAACTAATCAGGCGATTTTAAATTGGTTAGAACGACAAATTGCCTAG